The Candidatus Hydrogenedentota bacterium genome window below encodes:
- a CDS encoding polymer-forming cytoskeletal protein: MLDTRKSKTYNENHVATILGPGTAVGGEIRAKGTIRIEGTVEGGVSSNDSVVLLPDGRILGDVTAGQVIISGEVRGTVTAEDRIEVRTGGRVTGDLCAPRISIQEGVAFEGRCVMKPQPPRQG; the protein is encoded by the coding sequence ATGCTTGACACCCGCAAGTCCAAGACCTACAACGAGAACCATGTGGCGACCATCCTCGGCCCCGGCACCGCCGTCGGCGGCGAGATCCGGGCCAAGGGCACCATCCGCATCGAGGGCACGGTGGAGGGCGGCGTCTCCAGCAACGACAGCGTTGTCCTGCTGCCCGACGGGCGCATCCTGGGCGACGTGACGGCCGGGCAGGTGATCATCAGCGGCGAGGTGCGCGGCACCGTGACCGCCGAGGACCGCATCGAGGTCAGGACGGGCGGCCGCGTCACCGGCGACCTCTGCGCCCCCCGCATCAGCATCCAGGAGGGCGTGGCCTTCGAGGGGCGCTGCGTCATGAAGCCCCAGCCCCCCCGCCAGGGGTAG